In a single window of the Drosophila subpulchrella strain 33 F10 #4 breed RU33 chromosome X, RU_Dsub_v1.1 Primary Assembly, whole genome shotgun sequence genome:
- the LOC119557974 gene encoding uncharacterized protein LOC119557974: MEIENDQSYQDFFDKLRSDSGPRNLRQIFEDDDRPLENESSSLRYQPGISKKPQGGKKPGITRSSPLDSGDPPTATWNTVIAKVVHAYQDAANLGRVGLALSILGEMEAAKLIVYKSKNQVLTTLQLKPHGGQVILRQSYLQFYDEHKRCWSLRFDKQPDEHEFVRFMVKNKLPVEHFPNEDSSLGSATHSTEELSKKSTSFKAKDMPVSPPQPQPRSRVGIPSVGKLEDEAEAEQEPITPSSEDVIVTPLPRPIGSSNTHRKPSSNSLAVATAGQSSDSPLAVKTLDKYLDEQRASGLMMEHKMDAILQAMNRMGKAGAPVEPETRDPLLERDSEDEMLELEQKLLNFKRENRALTRNLKAREQALEDLRCSACALCEELLVQNSDLKEQNAQLLASKAHPGSASACHNCEQSSKQIAKMQRHIAALQEALRIFQKSGDASSGRL, encoded by the exons ATGGAAATCGAGAACGACCAGTCCTATCAGGACTTTTTCGACAAGTTGCGCAG TGACTCAGGACCCCGAAATCTGCGCCAGATCTTCGAGGACGACGACCGTCCCTTGGAGAACGAATCCTCCAGCTTGCGCTATCAGCCGGGCATCTCCAAGAAGCCGCAGGGCGGCAAAAAGCCGGGGATCACCAGAAGCAGCCCCTTGGACTCGGGAGACCCTCCAACGGCCACCTGGAATACGGTGATCGCCAAGGTGGTGCATGCCTATCAAGACGCCGCCAACCTGGGTCGCGTGGGCCTGGCCCTGTCGATTCTGGGCGAgatggaggccgccaagctgATTGTCTACAAGAGCAAGAACCAGGTGCTAACCACCCTGCAGTTGAAGCCCCACGGCGGCCAGGTCATCCTGCGGCAGTCCTATTTGCAGTTCTACGATGAGCATAAACGCTGCTGGAGCCTGCGGTTCGACAAGCAACCGGATGAGCATGAATTCGTGCGATTCATGGTGAAGAACAAACTGCCAGTGGAACACTTTCCCAACGAGGATTCCTCCCTCGGCTCTGCAACCCATTCCACTGAGGAGTTGTCCAAGAAATCCACGAGTTTCAAAGCTAAGGATATGCCGGTCAGTCCTCCACAGCCGCAACCACGCTCACGCGTTGGGATTCCAAGTGTGGGGAAGCTGGAGGATGAGGCAGAAGCAGAACAGGAGCCAATAACCCCTTCCAGCGAGGATGTGATAGTCACGCCACTGCCGCGACCCATAGGTTCATCAAATACTCACAGAAAGCCCAGTTCCAACTCTCTGGCTGTGGCCACCGCTGGACAATCAAGCGACTCGCCGCTGGCTGTGAAAACATTGGACAAATACCTGGACGAACAGCGGGCCTCGGGTCTGATGATGGAGCACAAGATGGATGCCATACTGCAGGCAATGAATCGTATGGGCAAGGCCGGTGCACCCGTTGAGCCGGAAACCAGAGATCCGCTGCTCGAACGCGACAGCGAGGATGAGATGCTGGAGCTGGAACAGAAGCTGCTCAACTTCAAGCGGGAGAATCGTGCCCTGACGCGGAACCTCAAGGCACGCGAACAGGCCCTGGAGGATCTGCGCTGCTCCGCCTGCGCTCTGTGCGAGGAGCTGCTGGTCCAGAACAGCGATCTCAAGGAGCAGAATGCCCAGCTATTGGCCAGCAAAGCTCATCCCGGCTCGGCTTCTGCCTGTCACAATTGCGAGCAGTCTTCCAAGCAAATAGCCAAAATGCAGCGGCACATTGCCGCCCTGCAGGAGGCCCTGCGGATCTTTCAGAAATCAGGGGACGCCAGCTCGGGTCGTTTATAG
- the LOC119556742 gene encoding 60S ribosomal protein L7a — protein MVVKKPRPKKKPVTKKVAPAPLAVKKPVVKKVVNQLFEKRPKNFGIGQNVQPKRDLSRFVRWPKYIRVQRQKAVLQKRLKVPPPIHQFSQTLDKTTAVKLFKLLEKYRPESPLAKKQRLKKIAEAKAKGKDVEPKKKPSYVSAGTNTVTKLIEQKKAQLVVIAHDVDPLELVLFLPALCRKMGVPYCIVKGKARLGRLVRRKTCTTLALTTVDNNDKANFGKVLEAVKTNFNERHEEIRRHWGGGILGSKSLARISKLERAKARELAQKQG, from the exons ATGGTTGTTAAGAAG CCCAGGCCAAAGAAGAAGCCAGTGACCAAGAAGGTGGCTCCAGCACCTCTGGCTGTCAAGAAGCCCGTGGTCAAGAAGGTTGTCAACCAGCTGTTCGAGAAGCGTCCCAAGAACTTTGGAATCG GCCAGAACGTGCAGCCCAAGCGCGATCTGTCCCGCTTCGTCCGTTGGCCCAAATACATCCGGGTCCAGCGCCAGAAGGCTGTGCTCCAGAAGCGCCTGAAGGTCCCCCCACCAATTCACCAGTTCAGCCAGACTCTGGACAAGACCACCGCCGTGAAGCTGTTCAAGCTGCTGGAGAAGTACCGCCCCGAGTCGCCGCTGGCCAAGAAGCAGCGCTTGAAGAAGATCGCTGAGGCCAAGGCCAAGGGCAAGGATGTGGAGCCCAAGAAGAAGCCCAGCTACGTGTCCGCTGGTACCAACACGGTCACCAAGCTCATTGAGCAGAAGAAGGCCCAGCTGGTGGTCATTGCCCACGATGTTGATCCTTTGGAG CTTGTGCTCTTCCTGCCCGCCCTCTGCCGCAAGATGGGCGTGCCCTACTGCATTGTGAAGGGCAAGGCTCGTCTGGGTCGCCTGGTGCGTCGCAAGACCTGCACCACCCTCGCCCTGACCACCGTCGACAACAACGACAAGGCCAACTTCGGCAAGGTCCTGGAGGCCGTCAAGACCAACTTCAACGAGCGCCACGAGGAGATCCGTCGCCACTGGGGCGGTGGCATCCTCGGCTCCAAGAGTCTGGCCCGCATCTCCAAGCTGGAGCGCGCCAAGGCCCGCGAGCTGGCCCAGAAGCAGGGTTGA
- the LOC119557986 gene encoding protein SREK1IP1: MNFPLASANKDTLRAACKKCGYAGHLTYQCRNFLKVDPNKEILLDVESTSSDSELDYLTPLTELRAQELKGGAEAPPPPLEATKEAPRSKDKQSRDKLKERERQRKKKKKDKKRSTSKRSHKDTTIKERDKDKDKKSLRHKKHSKNKKSRKHKKSSSSDQQLAKTQKTKTGKRPSSGSTSKKSKRRRSSSTSSSESSSSSSSSSSSESSSDDDDDSSSDSSASESDSSDNEESSTSESDEYGRKKKRQGKYKRKSTDTAMLRRKKTKVKRKRHRAGGSGAPTAGSSYLSSLSDSSTY, from the exons ATGAATTTCCCGCTGGCGAGTGCCAACAAGGACACTTTGCGGGCCGCCTGCAAGAAGTGCGGCTACGCCGGTCACCTGACCTACCAATGCCGCAATTTTCTCAAG GTGGATCCCAACAAGGAGATCCTGCTGGATGTGGAGAGCACCAGCtcggactcggagctggactaccTCACGCCGCTCACCGAGCTGAGGGCCCAGGAGCTGAAGGGCGGCGCTGAGGCACCGCCTCCGCCACTGGAGGCCACCAAGGAGGCGCCCCGCAGCAAGGACAAGCAGTCGCGGGACAAGCTGAAGGAGCGGGAGCGACAGcgcaaaaagaagaagaaggacAAGAAGCGAAGCACCTCCAAACGCAGCCACAAAGACACCACGATCAAGGAAAGGGACAAGGACAAGGACAAGAAGTCCCTGCGGCACAAGAAGCACAGCAAGAACAAGAAGAGCCGCAAGCACAAAAAGTCCAGCAGCAGCGACCAGCAGCTGGCCAAGACCCAAAAAACCAAAACGGGCAAACGACCCAGCAGCGGCAGCACCAGCAAAAAGTCCAAGAGACGCCGTTCCTCCTCGACCTCTAGCTCGGAATCTTCGTCATCCTCATCGTCATCTTCCAGTTCGGAATCGTCtagcgatgatgatgatgactcCTCCAGCGATTCATCCGCTTCCGAATCGGATTCCAGCGACAATGAGGAGTCCAGCACCAGCGAATCGGATGAGTACGGGCGCAAGAAGAAGCGGCAGGGCAAATACAAGCGCAAGTCCACGGACACGGCCATGCTGCGCCGCAAGAAGACCAAGGTGAAGCGGAAGCGCCATCGCGCCGGCGGCTCCGGTGCCCCGACCGCCGGCAGCAGCTACCTGAGCAGCCTCAGCGACAGCAGCACCTACTGA
- the LOC119557722 gene encoding serine--pyruvate aminotransferase, mitochondrial — MEVPPPLVLKRPLYVPSKTLMGPGPSNCSHRVLEAMSNPVLGHMHPECLQIMDEVKEGIKYIFQTLNDATMCISGAGHSGMEASLCNLIEDGDVVLMGITGVWGHRAGDMARRYGAEVHYVEASFGRALSLEEITFAFEAHRPRVFFIAQGDSSTGIYQQNIRELGELCRKYDCFLVVDTVASLGGTEFLMDEWKVDVAYTGSQKSLGGPAGITPISFSKRALTRIRKRKTKPKVYYFDILLIGQYWGCYGTPRIYHHTISSTLLYGLREALAHFCAVGLRAVVRRHQECSKRLQLGIEELGLEMFVQREEERLSTVNTIKVPFGVDWKKVAEYAMRKYSVEISGGLGPTVEHVFRIGLMGENATVERVDMVLSILNEAIQSSKLGIKTERSKI; from the exons ATGGAGGTACCACCACCGCTCGTCCTCAAGCGACCGCTATATGTGCCCAGCAAGACGCTGATGGGTCCGGGACCCTCAAACTGCTCCCATCGCGTCCTGGAGGCCATGAGCAATCCGGTTCTGGGCCACATGCATCCCGAGTGCCTGCAG ATCATGGACGAGGTGAAGGAGGGCATCAAGTACATCTTCCAGACCCTGAACGACGCCACCATGTGCATCAGTGGAGCTGGCCACTCGGGCATGGAGGCCTCCCTGTGCAACCTGATCGAGGATGGCGACGTTGTGCTCATGGGCATCACGGGTGTTTGGGGCCATCGTGCCGGCGACATGGCCCGGCGCTACGGAGCCGAAGTGCACTACGTGGAGGCGAGTTTCGGCAGGGCCCTCAGCCTAGAGGAGATCACATTTGCCTTCGAGGCCCATCGACCTCGGGTCTTCTTCATCGCCCAGGGCGATTCCTCGACAGGGATTTACCAGCAGAATATTCGCGAATTGGGTGAGCTGTGCCGGAAATACGATTGCTTCCTTGTGGTGGACACGGTGGCCTCTCTGGGTGGCACCGAGTTCCTAATGGACGAGTGGAAGGTGGATGTGGCATACACCGGTTCCCAGAAATCCCTCGGTGGTCCCGCCGGCATCACGCCCATTTCGTTCAGCAAACGCGCTCTAACCCGCATCCGGAAGAGGAAGACCAAGCCGAAGGTGTACTACTTCGATATCCTGCTGATTGGCCAGTACTGGGGTTGCTACGGCACCCCAAGGATCTATCATCACACCATTTCATCCACTTTGCTGTACGGTCTACGCGAGGCACTGGCCCACTTTTGTGCCGTGGGCTTGAGGGCGGTGGTCCGGCGGCATCAGGAGTGCTCCAAGCGGCTGCAGTTGGGCATCGAGGAGCTGGGCCTGGAGATGTTTGTCCAGCGGGAGGAGGAGCGCTTGTCCACGGTGAACACGATCAAAGTACCCTTCGGCGTGGACTGGAAAAAGGTGGCCGAATACGCCATGCGCAA GTACAGCGTGGAGATCAGCGGCGGACTGGGACCCACCGTGGAGCACGTCTTTCGGATCGGTTTGATGGGCGAGAACGCCACCGTAGAGCGCGTGGATATGGTGCTCAGCATCCTGAACGAGGCCATCCAGAGCAGCAAGTTGGGGATCAAGACGGAACGCTCAAAAATATAA